The following nucleotide sequence is from Malania oleifera isolate guangnan ecotype guangnan chromosome 4, ASM2987363v1, whole genome shotgun sequence.
AACACACTCTGCAAAAAGTGTGCCCACATGGTATGAAAGCAGCGCCCTTCTTTCTCCCCATGCACACGCAGCACACCCAATCACACCTCCCCTTCTCCCCCTCCCTTTCCCACGCGGCGCCGCCGCTGCTGTCCGTTTCCGCCAGCAGCCTCATCAGCGAGACCCTCCACGGCGTATCGCCGCCCTCTGCGGCCTCCACCGCCCGACCATCAGGATCCTGCACCGCCCGGAAGTGGCGTTCCGCGGCCAACGCGGTTGCCAGATTCATCCCCGCCGCCGTCCTCGCCGGCGGTGCCCGACCCAAGCAATATGGACCCGGACCCGGATCCGGATCTGGATCAGGACCCGCAGTCTCCGCTTCTTGAATTTCTTCCTGTTCCGGCACCTgatcgtcgtcgtcgtcgtcgtcgtcgtcgaGGACTCTGATGGTGGATGGCCCCACTCCGAGGCCCCAGCTGGCCCCGCAACAGCCGATTCCCTTCAATCCGAGCCGTTCTTTCAAGCTCCTCCGACGATCCACGCCGTCCATGTGGTCTCTCGCTCTCTCCCCCTCCACCGCTTCCTGCAAACTCAGAACCCTCAGTGCTCCGATGCCGGTCATTTCTCTGGCATTACCCACAAAAATACacaagaaaacaaaagaagaaaaaaaaaaaagcaagacgTGAGAAATGGCCTGAAGAAGTTGAACATTTACTTACAAGCTAGGTTATGTCGCCATGGAAGACCCGTGAGTTCCTTCAAGAGAATCAGGGGAATTTAAAGTTCACCTCAGCACTTTTAATTCCCAGAAAACGAAAATCGCAAAAATAGTGATGGGAAATTAATGTAAAGCTTTTTACAGAATTGGAAAGTCAATAAAAGTACAACGATGATTAAATTTCTAGTCACCTTCTACCGATTAACAAAATTAAGATGAACACTGTTGAAACAAGCAGGGACAAAACAGAAGAAGAGAAAATCAAAGTGTGGTGGCCGGTGGGTCTAACCTCTCTGTTTCTCTTGTGGGTGAGCATGCAGCTGCAACCTTCCCAGATTCCTAAATTTATTAAACTGTGGAATTAtgatatattaaattttatatatatatatatatatatatgtatatattagatTTTCCAGAAAGTTATGAATTTTTTTATCTTGATTGAACGTtagtttcttcaatttcaatcCAACTTTGGGATGCAAAGATTAGTTGGGAACTGTTCTTGACAagatttttttgaattaattaattacttaattaattaattaatcaaatcagTCAATCAAGTTAGATGGTGAGTGGGTAGGCAGTACTTGAGCTAGGGCTAGTTTTACTTAATAATTGGGTGAGGACATGTCATTGGCAAGTTTGTCAAAGCTCTTTATCAATTTTAATCTAACACTACTAATCCTTATGATTGGGAAAGACTTTTTGtgtacgtgtatatatatatatatatattgtattttttttatataattagaATGAGTCACATGCTTAAGAAAACTATATTGGTAATGATTTATActaatttaatgaaaaaattaaaacaaaatttgaCTTGGTGATAATAATGCATGTCAAGAAAATAATAtcacaaatgagttttaatagaTTAATTCTTTTATTAAAGATATGAAcccaaaaaaatgaataaaattttactTGGTGACGGtgatttgtttttaaaaatttataagtAAATACATaaactttttatttattattcatgtataataaattaaaattgtaaacccaattttttttatgtttctttACATTATTTGACCTTTGTTTAGAAGTATTGAAGATTC
It contains:
- the LOC131154285 gene encoding uncharacterized protein LOC131154285 is translated as MTGIGALRVLSLQEAVEGERARDHMDGVDRRRSLKERLGLKGIGCCGASWGLGVGPSTIRVLDDDDDDDDDQVPEQEEIQEAETAGPDPDPDPGPGPYCLGRAPPARTAAGMNLATALAAERHFRAVQDPDGRAVEAAEGGDTPWRVSLMRLLAETDSSGGAAWEREGEKGRCDWVCCVCMGRKKGAAFIPCGHTFCRVCSRELWLNRGTCPLCNRSIVEILDLF